tctcccagctccccccaccctcccagagccagggagagaacccaggagtcctggctccccccaccctcccagagccagggagagaacccaggagtcctggctctcactaCATTCATAGCTCCAGTAGTGAGTGTTGACTTGGAGCTAGAACAGTtgcccagctgccctgccccagaggtggctgcatcttggCGAGCAATTTCTAAATCCCTTTAAGCTGCGTGATCCTTGTGGGTGTCCCCACCCTGTGTACTGTTACCCCTGTGTGGCCAGGTGCATTGGGAGATTTCACACTCGCCCACGTGGGCTGATCCCCCAAGAGTGGTTAATTTGTTTGGCTGGAAACCCGGACAGAGGGCTGAGAGGAGGTGGCTGTTGAGGTAGCCGGGAGCCATCAGTGTATTCCGGGAGAGAGCAATCAGGCCGATCCTCGATGCGTCTGTTAGTCAGTAGGTGAGAATTTCAATCCGGGGGGAGACGCTTTTCGACTGGCGCGGTGTGATCTGGTGACACGGTGACAGCGCCGggccccggacacctgggttctattcccagacgGGCTGGGTGAACTTGGGCAGCCCTGCTGTTGgggcctctgtttctcctcccgcGTTTGTCTATGTCGACTGGAAACTCTCCAGGGCCGGGACTGTTTCTTGCTGTGTGTCTGCGCAGCACCCGCCCGGTGCCTGGCCTAACAGGAACCCCCGTCTTGGtttgggcaggggggctgagtagTGCCCCGTGCCATGGGGCCTGATCTTGGTCAGTGAGGTCTGTCCAGCACCGAGCGAAGACCGAGGCACTGATCTCACTTGGGTGGGAGATGGGGAGCGGGTGGGGCTCTGATCTCTTCCCGGGGGGgcctgtctgtgcagcacctggcataaCAGGAGTCCCCTGTCTCAGCTGGCACTTGTAGGAGTCCCTGTTACACAAGGTGTGTCCGTCGTGGTTTGGGaacccgttgtgccgggcgcggTGCATGGtatattaggtgtattacggtagcgtcTCGGCATTCTCGgttgtgtgaggtgctgtacatCATTGGACGTATTTCAATAGCGTCTGGAGAAGGCGCGCTCTGGGCCGTGGAGGGGAAAGCAGACGGGAACCGGGAGGCTGTGCCGCTCAGCGCTGTCGCTTGCCAGCTGGATGCCGGACCGGCGCAGTGAACCCAGTTCTGGCCCTTGGCCGAAAACTCTCAAAGTCTTACGGGCCGAGACCAGCGTCCGTTCGGGGCCATCAAAACCCCTTGGCCCCTTTCAGGGCGATGTGCTCCCGGATGGGGGCCCCCCGGTTCTTTTCACTCGGTTCAGCTTCCAGTTCCAAACAGCGGCTCTCCTCCAAGTGCCGTTTTTCTGCTTTGCAACCCTTCCTGCGCTGCCCCTTTCTTGCCGGGACGGGAGCCATTCCCCAGCTTCCTTTGGGGCGTTCGAGAGAACCAGCCCGTCTGCCCTCGGGAGCCATGAATTTCGGGTTTTGGCAAGTCTCTGTATTCAGCCCAAGTGAGCCGCGCTCACCCCGTCTCCTCCACTGAGATCAGCTCCCTGTTCCTGGACCATGGCTCCGAGGCGGGAGGGAGACGCGCCGGGGGCCTGGGCTGGAGGCGTCGTGGGCGGGGGTCGGCGGGGAGATGACAGCGAAGAATTGGGGGGCTCGACTGCGAGGAGCCGCCAAAGGGACGACAAGCGGCTGCCGCTGGAGGGACTAGAAAAGGGGATTGTTGGTTTGGCCTCGTTTGGGGCAAATCGCGTTCCCCCTCTGGTCTGGGGGGGTCTGTCAGCAGGCAGGGGGCCTGgcggggggcggagtggggggtgACGCGGGCTCAGGGGGAGGAGTTTCCTGGCTTCTCTTGCGCCCCTGGGCATTTCCGCAGCCGGCTAAACTCTGGCTCTCAATGTACAGTGGGCAGAACGGTGCCCTGAGCAGACCTAGCGATCTCGCGCAGggacctccctgctccaggcatcaTCAgtgagggagagaacccaggagtcctggctcccagcccccctgctctaacccaccagcccttgctcccctcccagagccggggagagaacccaggagtcctggctcccagcccccctgctctaaccaccagccccccccactcccctccaagagccagggagagaacccaggagtcctggctcccagtccccccccccccccgctcttctgcagttctggaggggagtggggtctagtgcattgggtgggggggtgggggaagctgggaaccaggactcctgggttctgttctttgTTTTCCTCTCAAGTCTGGCTGTTGTTTGCCTCAGTTGCCCTTAGCTCTGGCCCCGCCTCCtagtaactgggggggggggaaatagtgggggggcaaacagctgtggtCTTTCACTTCCTGTTTTCGTGTGCCCCTTCGCAGCCCGCAGCGCGTTTTTGCCGAGCGTGGGTATAAATAACGTACGGGCCGACCGCAGCGCAGGCTTCTGGGAAACCCAGCTGGTCCCCATGTGACTGACGGGAGCTGCCGGCCaaggccccccccccaaacacccctCAAAACCCACATCCTTGTTTACATTGCAGCGGGGGGCGGTGAGTCACTGGCTCCTGTGATGCAGCACGCAGCACTTCAAGGTGCTAGGCCTCATGGGGTACCCTGTACATCAGCTGGATCCAGGACAGGcggggaacccaggagtcctgggccctaAGCcgctctgctctaacccactagaccccctcccttcccagagcggggagagaacccaggagtcctgactcccaccccctgttctaacccactagcccccattcctctcccagagccggggagagaacccaggagtcctgactcccaccccccgttctaacccactagaccccactcccctcccagagccgaggagagaacccaagagtcctggtgCCCTGCTCTAACTCAGATTCCTTGGAGGGGAGcagagtctagtggttagagctggggggctggcagTCTGTAATTAGGAGTTTGCCTTTTTGATTTCCCTGCACTCCAGGTGCCATCTCCCCGGACAGGTCTCCTGGATCAGTGCCAGGGTTAGACAGAGGGTGGGAGTGAATGGCTGGTGTTCAGACTGGGGAGcggtaaatagcggggtccccccGGGGGCTGCGCCGGGACCGGTGCTGTTCAACACATTCCCAAAGGGGCAAACGACTCGAGAGAGTCGAGTCCCCGGCAGCCAGCGAAGAGCTAGAAAGGGATGTCCCCGAACCGGGCGAGCGAGCGGAATTCAGCATTGAGACACGCAAAGGAAGCCAGATCCCAGCCGTGCCCCCAGACCTCTGGGGTGGAAATTCGCTCTTCCCGCTCCAGGAGCAGAGCTCGGCGGCACGGTGAAAACAGCCGCTCAACGTGCCGCATGCTAGGAACTGTGAGCAGAGGCATAGAGACTATCCTAGTGCTGCTCTGGAAACACCTTGAAGGCGGCGCCCAGGTGCAGTCGCCCATCGCAAACCAGATCTATTCGAAaggaaaaggtgcagaaaagggcaacaaaaaggatcAGGGATGGAGCAGCTGCCGTATGAAGAGCCGGGGCCGGTTCAGCtgggaaaagaggcgactaaggggggatgtgacagaggtctataaaatcacgatggggctgggaatggtgaacagGGGAATGTTCTTCACCCCTTCGTGTAACACACGAACTAGTGATCTGCTGAGGAAATGAAcaggcaccaggtttaaaacagacgacaggaagtatttcttcacccaacgctgtcgacctgtggaactccttgccaggggatgttgtgcagGCCAGGACACtcactgggttcagaaaagagctagcCAAGTTCCTGGAGGGgggtccatcagtggctgttagccaggatgggcagggccgCGGACCCCCGCTccgagtgtccctagcctctgacggGCAGCTGCGGGGACTGGGCGATAGAGGCTGATTCACTCGGGAATTGCCCTGTTTGGTTCATTCCCTGTGCAGCGCCTGACGCCAGGCAGGACGCAGGCTGGATGGGCCCTGGGTCTGCCCCACTGTGGCCATTCGTGATGTCCCCCCACTTCCCcgcgtctcctgttccatctccCGACACCCCTCTCCTCTCTTCCAGCTGACCAGGTCTATGGAGACCAGGACATGCATGAAGTGGTCCGGAAGCACTGTATGGACTACCTGGTGAGCAGGGGCGGAGGGACAGAGCTCCGGGGATCCCCAGGGTGGCCACCTTAGCGTCTTCCCCTGTGGCAGGCCCCAcgggccccatgtcccattcctcgcccccctgagccagccagtccctgccttggggccagatgggagccggtgccccccagagggggcaggcccctgccccattccccgcccccctgagccagccagtccctgccctgggtctgggtgggagccggcgccccccagaggggacaggcccctgccccattccccgcccccccgccggccagtccctgccctgtatCACAGTCTCTCTCCGGCCCCGGGGCCGCCCCCCTGCAGATGAAGAACGCCGATTACTTCTCCAACTATGTGACTGAAGATTTCACCACCTACATCAACCGTAAGCGGAAAAACAATTGCCACGGCAACCACATTGAGATGCAGGCCATGGCGGAGATGTACAACCGGCCCGTGGAGGTGTACCAATACGGCACAGGTACGGGGGGCCCGGCTGTCGCTCTGGCTCAGTCCCCGTCTCCGCTCGTCAGGGTAACGAGAGGAGCCCCCCAGTCCTCCGACTCCTctctaaccccccccacacacacacacgtgacaTCCAGCCCCCGGCGCCGGCTGCTCACCGAAATCCCAGCTCAAAGGAGCAGAGGCCGGATCTACACCGCGCAACCCCCCCCGGCCGGCCTGGCCcggctgactcgggcttgtggggctgttTCAGGGCTCCCGCctcgcggggtgggggtgggggacacaacTCCCTGCTGTttgacaccccccacacacacacacacacacacaccccggagcCAGAGTCTTCCTCCGGGGACTCCCTTGTACTCCCAGGCCATAGATGGTACATTCCGGCTCGTCCCattagccaggactcctgggctctctccctaGCTGTGAgggggccggggagctgggagcccggacgcctgggttctccccgCTCACAGGCTGTGCCCGCCTCTCGCAGAGCCCATCAACACCTTCCACGGCATCCAGCAGAACGAGGACGAGCCCATCCGGGTCTCCTACCACCGCAACATCCACTACAACTCCGTGGTGAACCCCAACAAGGCCACCATCGGCGTGGGGCTGGGTCTGCCctccttcaagccaggggtgagtggggcggggctggggccgccTCTTAGCCAATGGGCTCTCTgcttctgggggggcggggctgggtgtgtCAGGGCCAGGGGCCGGGTGGGGGCGTGTCAcagccagggggcggggctgggcatgtcacactggggggcagggctggggcagggccaggcatgtgatgggcggggctggaggcaggtgtCTGACAGACGGGGCGGGGCACTCTGTGGGCGTGGCTCCCTgaccccgaccccccccccccccccagtacgcGGAGCAGTCGCTGATGAAAAGCGCCATCAAGACGTCGGAGGAGTCGTGGATCGAGCAGCAGATGCTGGAGGACAAGAAGCGAGCGACCGACTGGGAGGCCACGAACGAGGCCATCGAGGAGCAGGTGGCCCGAGAGTCCTACCTGCAGTGGCTGCGGGACCAGGAGAAACAAGCCAGACAGGTGAGGCCACGCCCCCGGCCACGCCCCCAGGCCTGGCCAcgctggggactggctggctcaggggggcagggaatgtgaCACGGGGCGGGGAACGGGacgtggcggggggtggggaatgggatacGGGAGGGGGATTGGccggttggggggtggggaaggggacgtGGGTGGGAGGAGATTGGccagatggggggcagggaatgggaccagtgtgtgtgggggggtcttcgCTGCTCACccctcgcctcccccccccagccccggaaAGCCAGCGCCACCTGCAGTTCGGCCACGGCAGCGGCGACCAgcgggctggaggactggagcaGCCGCTCCCCGCGCCAGCGCAGCTCGGCCCCGTCCCCCGAGCACCCCGACCTGCACGGCGAGATCACCGCCCTGAAACCGCCCTCCCCGGGCGCCGCCGCCGCCCTGGCGCTGCCCAAGCCGCCCTCGCCCTGCGCACCAGGTCAGTGCCGCCAGGTTCCCTGCCCTCTTACCCAGGAGCTCAGAGTGGGTGATCCAGGAACTGCCCCAGTGcagccattccccccccccccgcccgcctgcctgccccagaggtggctgcatctcgggCCGGGTCCCCATGTGGCGTTATGTGCTGccgtccccgccccccaccccagaggtggctgcatctcgggCCGGGTCCCCATGTGGCGTTATGTGCGgccgtccctgccccccaccccagaggtggctgcatctcgggGCCGGGTCCCCATGTGGCGTTCTGTGCGGTTGGTCCCATCCTCCCCGCCCCAGAGCTGGATGCATCTCAACATCACATAAGCTGTTGCACTGCAGTGTTATGTGGggttgttccccagctgccccgccccagagttGGCTGCATCTCGGCGC
The DNA window shown above is from Malaclemys terrapin pileata isolate rMalTer1 chromosome 20 unlocalized genomic scaffold, rMalTer1.hap1 SUPER_20_unloc_1, whole genome shotgun sequence and carries:
- the OTUD5 gene encoding OTU domain-containing protein 5 isoform X2, encoding MDPATVEQENRFEKSLREKKGFIIKQMKEDGACLFRAVADQVYGDQDMHEVVRKHCMDYLMKNADYFSNYVTEDFTTYINRKRKNNCHGNHIEMQAMAEMYNRPVEVYQYGTEPINTFHGIQQNEDEPIRVSYHRNIHYNSVVNPNKATIGVGLGLPSFKPGYAEQSLMKSAIKTSEESWIEQQMLEDKKRATDWEATNEAIEEQVARESYLQWLRDQEKQARQPRKASATCSSATAAATSGLEDWSSRSPRQRSSAPSPEHPDLHGEITALKPPSPGAAAALALPKPPSPCAPGTSSQLSAGGGRATPPLVSLYPALECRAIMQQMSPTAFGLTDWDEDEILASVLAVSQQEYLESMKGSLHRDSPADKS